The following DNA comes from Watersipora subatra chromosome 8, tzWatSuba1.1, whole genome shotgun sequence.
AGTGTAAACTAAAATGTCGTCAATGTAATTCTCCACATTCTTGAGCCCATATAACAGCTTTCTCATTGCCCTTACAAATGTGGCACCTGAATTCATCATTCTGAAGGGCATTTTGAGGAACTCGTACACTCCAGAATGGGTAGTGAATGCTGTTTTTGGCACATCTTGTTTTCGCACCGGAATCTGCCAATAACCTTTTgagagatcaattttgctgaagTATTTTGCTTTCCCGAGTTTTTGAAACAGACCCTCTGCTGTTGCCATCGACTCAGGATCAAACACTGTTACTTTATTTAATCTTCGATAATCCACACAGATGCGTTTAGATCCATCAGGCTTAGGAACGAGAACGATCGGCGAGGAATAAGGAGACTGGGATTTCTGGATGATACGTAGAGTTTCCATTTCATCGAGGTCCTTTTGTAGCTGTTCCCTTAAGGCGTATGGTACCGAATATGATTTCTGTTTAATCGGTTCCTCACTCGTAAGATTTATTTTATGCTCTATTATACTTGTACTACCAGGTATATCGTTGAAGACTTCTTTGAATTGGCTCACAATTTTATAAGCTTCCTCTTTCTCAGATGTGCTGAGTTGATCCCCATAATTGAGTGTGTTTGCACCTCCGCGATTTAAAGTAGGAATGATGTCTTCATATTCGTCTGATGAGGTATTCTTGCTAGAAAGGTCGGCACTTGTAATCTTGGCGCACAACGCATAATCTACCTTATCCTCAGCTCGATCGTAGTATTTTTTTAGCAGGTTAGCGTGAAAGGTTTTCTCATTTCCTTCCATAATACGAATCAAATAGTTGTTAGAACTGTGATTAGATTTAATGATGGAATAGGGTCCTTTCCACTGCATCAACAGCTTGCTAGAGTGAGTAGGTAACAGAACGAGAACCTTATCTCCATTTTGGAATTTTCTGTCCTTTGCATGTTTGTCAAAGTATAACTTATTTCGTTGCTGAGACCTTTTTAACGAGCATTGTGCCAAATTCATCATATCATCTAGCTTCTGTCTTAGCTCCAGCACATATTTGTATGTTGTCATAGTTTCTTCGTCTTGATTCTCTCCTGACCATAGCTGTTTTAGAATTGACATCGGTCCTTTAACAGTTCGTCCGTATAGCAGTTCAAACGGTGAAAAGCCTGTTGCTTCTTGAGGAACCTCCCTATATGCAAACAATGCCACGTTGATAAAACGATTCCATTGTTTAGGATTGTTGGCACACAGCCTCTTCAGCATAGTCTTCAAGGTCCCATTAAACCGTTCTACGAGTCCATTGCACATTGGATGATAGGGTGTTGTCGTTAGCTGCTGAACTTGAAGAAGACGAGATACTTCTTTCATGAGATCTGAGGCAAACTGTGTGCCCATGTCACTTGTGATTTCCTCTGGTATTCTCAGTCTGCTGAACATGTCAAGGAGTGCTTCGGCGACTGCTTCGgttgaaatgtttttcaatggTATGGCTTCTGGGTATCGGGTCGCATAATCGACTAAGGTTAGTATATATCGGTGTCCAGATTCACTTGCTGGAATGATGGATCCGACCAAATCGACAGCAACTCTTTTAAAGGGTGTATCAATGAGCAGCATCGGGACTAGCTTAGATCGAGAAATGTTTCCTTTCTTGATGGTTCGTTGGCAAATATCACAAGACTTGCAAAATCGCGTTGTGTCGCCATGCATTCCTGGCCAGTAAAACTGTGTCTGTATTCTGTTAATTGTTTTCTTTACCCCAAGATGTCCGGCTAATGGTCCTTCATGCGCCAACTGTAAAACTTTACTCCTCAAGCATTGTGGCACCATTATTTGAGCTACCTCTTCCCCGTTGTTGTAACTTGGATGCCGATAGATTCGGTATAAAAGTCCACTCCTTGTAGCAAATGAAACGACTTGGTCGCCTTTGTTGATGGGATCCATTGTCCAGTATTTGTTTATCTCTGCATCTTCCCTTTGCATTTTAATGAGTTCTTGGTGAGTTACGTCAACCTCCTTGATAGCTTTACCAGCAATTAAAGGTGACAACGGTTTTTTAATAACCTTTTTCTGTGATCTAGTGGTGATAGCTGCTTGTTCTGACCAGTCTCTATCAGGATTGTTGTAACATCGAGCTCCCGGAATGTTACCAATTAGAAGTGGGTAGAGTGGATCTTTAATTGCGAGTGCTTTAGTTTTTCCACTGTAATAGAGAGAATTGATTTTGATCACTACTTCAGGTGCTTTTACAACACTTCTGTCTGCCATCTCTATCCATTGATGTCGCCCAGTTCGTTGGTCTTTTCCAATCAATGCTTCCTTAATAATTATTGTTGAGCAACCAGTGTCTCGCAGTACATCTACTAGCTTCCCATTGACTATCCCTTTGACGGGTTGAACGCCTCCTTGCTCTGTGAAGCTCTGGTCAGAACAGCATGCCACGGGTGCATATCTTTTCCCATCTAAGGTGATAACATTATCCTTTTCTTGCTGGTCGTCTTCTTCCTGGAGTGCTGCTGCCCGCTGCTTATATCTTGGCTCGAGGGGTTTTCTTTTACACTCTTCTAAACCATGCCCTCCTCTTTTACAAAACGTACACCATGTTCGGTCATTGTTTTTCTGGTTAGGACAATTTCTAGCTAAATGTGTAGTTGTTGGCATCGGAAACATCTCTTCTCTGTTGTCAGTGTTTCCTTTTCTCGTTTCTCCTGatagaattttattttatgtgcATGTAAAAAACGCTCTGCTGTTtctgctagcctgggaaagtcgTAGTTGAGGTCTTTTTTCTGCTCGTTTAGA
Coding sequences within:
- the LOC137402321 gene encoding uncharacterized protein is translated as MFPMPTTTHLARNCPNQKNNDRTWCTFCKRGGHGLEECKRKPLEPRYKQRAAALQEEDDQQEKDNVITLDGKRYAPVACCSDQSFTEQGGVQPVKGIVNGKLVDVLRDTGCSTIIIKEALIGKDQRTGRHQWIEMADRSVVKAPEVVIKINSLYYSGKTKALAIKDPLYPLLIGNIPGARCYNNPDRDWSEQAAITTRSQKKVIKKPLSPLIAGKAIKEVDVTHQELIKMQREDAEINKYWTMDPINKGDQVVSFATRSGLLYRIYRHPSYNNGEEVAQIMVPQCLRSKVLQLAHEGPLAGHLGVKKTINRIQTQFYWPGMHGDTTRFCKSCDICQRTIKKGNISRSKLVPMLLIDTPFKRVAVDLVGSIIPASESGHRYILTLVDYATRYPEAIPLKNISTEAVAEALLDMFSRLRIPEEITSDMGTQFASDLMKEVSRLLQVQQLTTTPYHPMCNGLVERFNGTLKTMLKRLCANNPKQWNRFINVALFAYREVPQEATGFSPFELLYGRTVKGPMSILKQLWSGENQDEETMTTYKYVLELRQKLDDMMNLAQCSLKRSQQRNKLYFDKHAKDRKFQNGDKVLVLLPTHSSKLLMQWKGPYSIIKSNHSSNNYLIRIMEGNEKTFHANLLKKYYDRAEDKVDYALCAKITSADLSSKNTSSDEYEDIIPTLNRGGANTLNYGDQLSTSEKEEAYKIVSQFKEVFNDIPGSTSIIEHKINLTSEEPIKQKSYSVPYALREQLQKDLDEMETLRIIQKSQSPYSSPIVLVPKPDGSKRICVDYRRLNKVTVFDPESMATAEGLFQKLGKAKYFSKIDLSKGYWQIPVRKQDVPKTAFTTHSGVYEFLKMPFRMMNSGATFVRAMRKLLYGLKNVENYIDDILVYTETWEKHKLALIQLFSKLKEEKFTVKPSKCVIALSSLDFIGHHISSGELTPTQQNVEKVRRQHRPETKKQIRSFL